The genome window TTTCTTTTGGGTTAATAATCCAGCAGCAGGGGCTGATGGCCTTCTTGCAGCATTATTAAGTAGagatcagtgtttctttttctgttttgtaaaacaGGTAATCTGTTGTGCACTGATAGATAATGAAGTTTGTATGAACTTCATGTAAAAGCTGACAGCGGGGTTTAGACTTTTTAACTGTCTACTGAATGTTAGCAATTGTGCAGTAATGTTGTATCAACTATACCTTTGAACTTTCTGATTTAAATGGCAAGAGAATAGGATTTTAGTTTGTTGATAGATGTGATGTTAATGCTAGAAATacaaatgtttgttaaaatattttgaggtttgtttttttttacttactacAGTGCACTAGAAACTTTTCAACCCTTTCCCCGTTTACTCACTTATTTTGCTAGATTTATTTCGCTAATTGCTTAGTTTATTATTTCACATGCAATATGTATACTGAAGaagtcaaaataaataatttttggTTCTTTTGCAAACATATGTTCTTTTTTCCAATTCCTGTGTTAGTCCTGTAGTTATTATATCCTTCAGTTTAGGAAGACACACTCACTCCCTTGTGAAACATGCTGCTGGTTTCATGTGGAACTTAAAAGATTTCAGAGCAACTGTGTGTACACtctttagatagatagatagatagatagatagatagatagatagatagatagatagatagatagatgtttGAGCATTTACTGCCCTCCGGTGGACGCTACACACTACAACCACATATTAAACTTGCTCAATATGGCTGTTATGAAGAGCAATAGTTATTAAACACAGAGTAATAATAAAGTACCACTGAGAAATTTAGCATCAATTAGCCAAACATAAAGTCTTCCATACTTAATCACCATAACCCTTTTGAGtcaaattaagaaaaaaggTGCTTTATCTGGTCAGCTCTTCTTTTTATTACACTCATTGAGTACTTTtcaggcagagaaaaaaaaaaaaaaagtaaaaataaaacatctccaactgaacacacatacatacacacaaacacgtcCATACGtgcacacaaagagaaagacaaacaggatAATTTCAGATTCATCAGTGtttgcaaaaatatatatatttacaataattttacacaatctcagTGTCATTATACATAAAAAATGACTTAGCCCTTGACAACTGATAAAACTGTTGCAATGACCACACTGATCTTTGCTGCATGAGTTACATGAGTTATTCAGGTCTCTGTTGTGCTCAGAGATGTAAAGAGAACAGATCAGAAAACTGGAAGACAAACAATCTTTTCTATTAATTTCTAatgaaaaagtttgaaaaaatacagatttaaaattTAAGACAGTTCTGACATTGTCTGCAGTGGTATAGGACAAggccctttttttaaaaaaacatcatcagatgGACACTAACACAATGGCAGATAATACTGCATTCATGGGTTTATTCTGCATCCAACACTGgggtcagagagcagctggatAAGGGACTCTGTGTTCAAGACAAGCAGGTCAGGTCACTGTTGCTCCTGAGAGACACAGCGAAAACCGAGATTAGAGGCTGAGCTGTCTGGAGTGTTCTGGCTTCGGGCCGCACATCGGTATCTGTAACAATAAGActaaaggaagaggaaagaaaagagggaaattTGCTGTCAGTGAATTTATGTCTGACTGTTGTCCTCTCCACCCTCACATGGTTTATTCAtatgaaacaaacagacctCTGTGCTTAGGACTTATTTTGCATGCAATTAGTTACATTGCCATGGCAACCGATTCTAGTGGCAATGGTCACCAGTGGGTGGCTCAAATGGTGTTGCAGATGAAGTAAGTGTACCATATGTGTTGGTATGAGTTCTCTTATGCTCTCCATGAACATTatgaaatgttcacatttttcaagTGTCTTGAAACTACATCCAGAAAAAAGCAGCTCTGCATGCACTATGCATATACTGTAccaggaagaaaaggaagagcGGGGGAGAGGCTGCAAATTCCATTTGTAATTAGGtagagacaggtagagagaaatagagagctTACCTACTCTCTTTGCAAATGCAGGTGTCAGAACTGTTGTTCTCTAGTTTCAATACTAGCTATAACCCGTTTGCACCACTAgtgagtgttgttttgttttcactgatcAGTTCTAATATGTCATTAAGCATCCACACCGGTGTTTCCAATATCACTCTTAAACTTTGAACTTaatcttttaattaaatatgTTGAAAACAGTTAGGAAAAAAGTTTAGCTTAAGTGATTGTCTTCTTTACCTTGTGGCACATGTATGATCCTCCCTTCTTCACCTTATCCGTGCCTGAAGTAGGACCTTTCTGAAAAAAGGAGCAAACGTCAGGGCCAAGTTAAACCTGGAAAACTCAAAGGCTTAGAGGTAAGATCATCTTACTGGGTTGTGTTGCTCGTCTGTGGTGTGATGCACAGTCCACCAGTCTGAAGTCCATTCCCATGCGTTCCCCACCATGTCGTACAGACCAAAGCCATTGGGGGGAAAGGACATCACCTATAGGATATGGGGAAAATAATACCACATTAACTCAATGTCTAGTTaagtatttttcatttgaacaaACCAGTAGAAACACTATCGTTTCTTCTGAAAGCATGAAAGATATGTGAGCCCTATGGCTATATGTGCTGCTGGACTTTATGTGCATATTGTTTTGTCGAAATGAGCATGTGACTCTGGGGGAACTTTCCATGAACTGACTCACAAATACAGATTGTTTAGTGGCCAATCTGGATCTACAGGTAGTCTAATCTTTTCTTCTATTGCCTTTAAGTCAAACATTAATGAAAAAGCATACTGCATTGTAATGAttacattgtgttatttttattaaggAGATGGAATTATACCTATATTTTCAGCTACTGGATCAGAAAGATGCAGATTAGAGGACAATTTCCTTTCAGCAGCTCATACTCCTAAAGGATCTGAGTGCATACATTCATTATTGATACTTCTAAAATTGAGGCTTTAAAGCCCTCTCTGTAGAGAATGAAACTGGATTAATATTATCTAATGGCCGTTCATTTGATCTCTGGAAGCTGCAAGCCTCTGGTGTGACTTTATCAACTTCTGAAATGAGCTCTTATCTCCAGCAACTTTCATTTCCTGTAGATCTTATAGACCGCAGCTCAATTATAAATCTGTTTCCAGTTTTGTGACAGTGGCTCATGAGCACtgtcattcctcctcctccctaaCCCGACATATGATGTGTATTAAGCACGCCCAAGCTGTGGCATTTCCCTAACTTTGACTCACTGGTGAGGTTTTGATGTATCCATCTTCACCAGAGTTATGGTTAGGGAAATCCCCCTGCCAGAGGTTGGCGTAGTGTTGTCCTTTGGGGTTCAACTTGTTTCCCCAGGGGTAAAGTCTACATTGCAGGAAATTGGCATAGGACACTGTATGAAAACCACAGCACATGTACAAgcattgtgattttttttatagtttcaTTGTAAGTAAATATCATACCTGTCTTTCAAGCCGCCCCTGCAGGCGTGCTCCCATTCTGCCTCTGTAGGAAGTCTCTTGTTGGCCCAGGAGCAGTATGCAACAGCATCCGCCCAAGACACATGTAGAACAGGATGGTCCAGCCTACCAAAAAACAGGTTTAAAGTTAATTACTGAGCTCCTGTTTCAGTTATCACTGTTTGTTATGAAGCTTTTTAGTATATTAAGAAGAATATGTTTCAACCTGTCTGTGATGTGAGAGTCTGGACCCTCAGGGTGCCTCCAGTTGGCCCCTTTGACTGGaagccaccagggggcagcagCCACCTGATAAGAAAGTAGTGGTTCACCATGGTTACACACCAATATTAAGCATTTCTCATACTCCTGCTCGAGTTTTCACTTACATACCCTGTTCAGGGGTCATGTAGATTTGTCTTAAGTGCACTGCGATGGTACTAATTGTTTCTAGCATTGCTGTATTGATGGGCACACACAGCACCTTCTTAGCCACATGATCAGGCTGCACATGACAGCTGAGATGAAGCAGTGAATTCCCTGCTGTCTGGCTTTCGTCTATGGGAGGCCTGCTGCGCTTGGGCCTCTTACAGCCAATCTGTGAACATTTCCAAGACTCTTAAATAACAGTGGTATATATCTTCATGTCTGTTTGGAGCCAAAAATACAGCATGTGCGTACCTGTGGCTGGTAATTTAGGTTTTCCAGATAAGGGCTTAGTGCACACATATTAACtccaaaaatgttcaaatgaatCATGACTGGAGGAAGATTAAAACAAGAGACATGTAAGATgagtattaaaaaaagaatacagactatttttatattatattcccagaaaacacacaacatgtgctGGAGAGACAACTTAAGCAGGCAAAGTGAAGTGGATATTGTGCAGATTTATTTCCTTTAACTGCATGTggcagtttatttttctttatatccAACCAAAGGCAAAATACTTAACTTCTGTAATACCTGTCTGCTAAAAGCAGGAAGCAGAAACTGTGtccaacttttaaaaaaaacaaagcgtGTGAACTTCTCCCCCTGGCCCCTGAATGCTACAAGTTTCCATGGCAACCGCAAAGAGTAAAGACTGAGTGTCCATCTGTGAGCGATTACATGGTCAtgtgtggtgtgagtgtgtgtgtgtgtaaacgtG of Lates calcarifer isolate ASB-BC8 linkage group LG12, TLL_Latcal_v3, whole genome shotgun sequence contains these proteins:
- the sumf1 gene encoding formylglycine-generating enzyme isoform X1 encodes the protein MVRCFALLFVLGCVNKPVCLQSSSCGAEQEERGAPQGAASCGCEKLKRDAPAAVDPVEDRTASVDPAVRYSRGANKRSSEAQADERKVQSKMVLISGGEFLMGTDNPGIPADGEGPQRLVHVDSFYMDVQEVTNRQFQSFVNATGHVTEAEKFGDSFVFEGILSEAVKNQITQAVAAAPWWLPVKGANWRHPEGPDSHITDRLDHPVLHVSWADAVAYCSWANKRLPTEAEWEHACRGGLKDRLYPWGNKLNPKGQHYANLWQGDFPNHNSGEDGYIKTSPVMSFPPNGFGLYDMVGNAWEWTSDWWTVHHTTDEQHNPKGPTSGTDKVKKGGSYMCHKSYCYRYRCAARSQNTPDSSASNLGFRCVSQEQQ